In one window of Onychomys torridus chromosome 7, mOncTor1.1, whole genome shotgun sequence DNA:
- the Yipf2 gene encoding protein YIPF2: MAAADELAFHEFEEATNLLAETPDAATKSQTDALTSREHVAVAVGSGIGYGAEEVEEGDKTSLLQEEGPQPRFWTFDYYQGFFDVDTSQVLDRIKGSLLPHPGHNFVRHHLRNRPDLYGPFWICATLAFVLAVTGNLTLVLAQRRDPSIHYSPQFHKVTVAGITIYCYAWLVPLALWGFLRWRQGTRERMGLYTFLETVCVYGYSLFVFIPTVVLWLIPVEWLQWLFGALALALSAAGLVFTLWPVVREDTRLVAATLLSVVVLLHALLALGCKLYFFQPLPLEHVIPAPQATPLSSSVLLPTSARSMTTF; this comes from the exons ATGGCAGCGGCTGACGAACTGGCCTTCCATG AGTTCGAGGAAGCCACAAATCTTCTGGCAGAGACCCCAGATGCAGCCACTAAAAGCCAAACTGATGCGCTGACCTCACGGGAAcacgtggctgtggctgtgggatCAGGTATTGGTTATGGAGCCGAAGAGGTGGAAGAGGGTGACAAGACATCG CTTCTACAGGAAGAAGGGCCACAGCCAAGATTCTGGACGTTTGACTATTATCAGGGCTTCTTTGATGTGGACACTTCCCAG GTCTTGGACCGGATCAAAGGCTCACTGCTGCCTCACCCTGGCCACAACTTTGTGCGGCACCATCTTAGAAATCGGCCTGACCTATATG GTCCCTTCTGGATCTGTGCTACTTTGGCCTTTGTCCTGGCGGTTACTGGCAACCTCACTTTGGTGCTTGCACAGAGGCGGGACCCCTCCATCCACTACAGCCCACAGTTTCACAAGG TGACAGTAGCAGGCATCACCATCTACTGCTATGCGTGGCTAGTGCCGCTGGCACTATGGGGCTTCCTCCGGTGGCGCCAGGGAACAAGGGAGCGCATGGGGCTGTACACCTTCCTGGAGACTGTTTGTGTCTATGGCTACTCACTTTTTGTCTTCATCCCCACCGTG GTCCTGTGGCTTATCCCAGTGGAGTGGCTGCAGTGGCTCTTTGGAGCATTGGCCCTGGCCTTGTCGGCTGCTGGGCTGGTGTTCACCCTGTGGCCTGTTGTCCGTGAGGACACAAGGCTGGTGGCTGCAACACTGCTGTCCGTGGTGGTACTGCTTCACGCCCTCTTGGCTCTAGGCTGTAAG CTGTACTTCTTCCAGCCACTGCCTCTGGAACATGTGATACCAGCACCCCAAGCCACACCTCTGTCTTCCAGTGTCCTGCTGCCCACCTCAGCCCGGTCCATGACAACCTTCTAG
- the Timm29 gene encoding mitochondrial import inner membrane translocase subunit Tim29, translated as MATAAPKRFWSGGRSEAGEEASGTATAAKPGVWARLGTWARALLRDYAEACGDAATAARARPGRAAVYVGLLGGAAACCALAPSEATFEEALLDASGSLLLLAPATRNRHSEAFLQRLLWLRGRGRLRHVNLGLCSLVYEAPFDAQASLYQARCRYLQPRWVDFPGRVLDVGFLGRWWILENRMHDCDINDDEFLHLPAHLRVVGRHQLHSEANERLFEEKYKPVVLTDDQVDQALWEEQVLQKERKERLALSEADSLVQSEVSR; from the exons ATGGCGACAGCCGCTCCAAAGAGATTCTGGTCCGGAGGGCGCAGTGAAGCGGGAGAAGAGGCGAGTGGTACCGCGACGGCGGCAAAGCCAGGGGTGTGGGCACGACTGG GCACCTGGGCCCGCGCGCTGCTCCGGGACTATGCCGAGGCGTGCGGAGACGCGGCGACTGCAGCGCGTGCCCGGCCGGGCCGCGCGGCCGTGTACGTGGGGCTGCTGGGCGGCGCCGCGGCGTGCTGCGCCCTGGCGCCCAGCGAGGCGACCTTCGAGGAGGCCTTGCTCGACGCGTCAGGCTCCCTCTTGCTGCTAGCGCCGGCGACGCGCAACCGCCACTCGGAAGCGTTCTTGCAGCGCCTGCTGTGGCTGAGGGGACGCGGGCGGTTGCGCCACGTGAATCTGGGGCTCTGCTCGCTCGTGTACGAGGCGCCCTTCGATGCCCAGGCCAGCCTCTACCAGGCCCGCTGCCGCTACCTGCAGCCTCGCTGGGTCGACTTCCCCGGCCGCGTCCTCGACGTGGGGTTCCTGGGCCGTTGGTGGATCCTGGAGAACCGCATGCATGATTGCGACATCAACGATGACGAGTTTCTGCACCTGCCTGCGCACCTCCGCGTCGTCGGCCGCCACCAGCTGCATTCTGAGGCCAATGAGAGGCTGTTCGAGGAGAAGTACAAGCCCGTCGTGCTCACCGATGACCAAGTGGACCAGGCGCTGTGGGAAGAGCAGGTGCtgcaaaaggagagaaaggagagactggCGCTGAGCGAGGCCGATTCGCTGGTGCAGTCCGAGGTTTCCAGATGA